In Chloracidobacterium sp., the genomic window CGCGCATTTATGGTAGAGCGGATGCAAATTCTCCCGAGCGTACGTACGCAAAATCTTTTCAATACACCGCTGACGGGAAGATTGAAAGTCTGCAACTTGGAAATGACCTGTGGGAAAAGGCAAGGTTCAACACTCGTATGCAGCCAACTGAGATCGCACTCGGCCACGGGCCAAACTCAGGCGATCTTTGGAAACTCGGGTACGAGTACGGCGAACTCAATGTAAGCGGAAGCGTCGATACGTCGAAAAATACAGGCAATATCGCTCGTCAGACCGTGAGCTTTAACGGGCTTGCTCAACCTTTCGTGCAATCTTACAAGTACGATTCCCTTTCTCGTCTCACCGAAGCTCGCGAAACTAAGAACGGGAGTCAAACGTGGACTCAGCAGTTTGGCTATGACCGTTACGGCAATCGCATTTCCACCGCTCAGACCGTGAACGCGTTAAACATCACTACGACGCCCGCTGTTGATCCGAACACAAACAGATTCACGAGTACATCCTTCCATTACGACAAGAACGGAAATGTTACTCAAGATATCGATCCAATTACTTCGCAGGTTCGCTCGGCAGTCTTCAACGGCGATAACAAGCAAACCGAAGTCAAAGATGCCAACGGCAATTCGATCGGCAAGTACTATTTTGACGGTGAGGGGAAGCGGGTAAAAAAGGTAACTTATCTCGAAACTGCCATATATGTCTATTCAGGCGGGAAACTCGTAGCTGAGTATTCGACCGCCGCACCGTCGCAGAACCCGACGACAACCTACACCGCGACCGACCTGCTCGGCAGCCCGCGCATCCTGACCGATTCACTAGGCAATGTCATATCTCGGCGCGATTTCCTACCCTTCGGTGAGGAAATTTACGCGGACGGCACAAACCGCACCACAAACGCCAAATATTCCCAAACCGGACAAGACGGTGTGCGAAAACGATTCACCGCCTATGAACGGGACATTGAATCTTCGCTCGACTTCGCCGAGGCGCGAATGTATAACTTCCAGCATGGCAGATTCACTTCTACGGACCCGATAATAATGTCGTTCAAGCGAGCCCTTGACCCGCAGCGAATAAATCTCTACGCATATTCGAGGAACAACCCGTTGAAATACATTGATCCTGACGGCGAAGACATCCAAGAGCCGACGGGATTGAGTGAAGAAGATCAGAAAGCGTATGAAAAGTGGAAGGCCGCCTATCTCGCAACCGAAGCAGGAAGAAAAAACTTGGGAACGCTATCAAAACGATAAAAATTTCACTTTGAATATCGTAGTTGCCGACAGAGGAAGTGATAGCAAAAACAGAAGCGCCATGGTTGGTGATTTCAAGTTCGATAGTGATGGGAATTTCATAGGTTCGACAATGACTTTGGGTAGAAACCTTGGCAAAGATCTGCCCGGCAACACTGAATCTTACCCAGTCCTAAGCGTTGGACACGCAGGATTCAGCCAAAATAGGTGCTTCGAAGATTGCTCACGAATTCGGGCACCTGGATGATCTGAAAAGCTTAGGCACGACTTTCTACGAACAACAAAAAATCTTAGATGCCATAAAGGACAGAGTAACGGAATTAGGTAGTCAAAAGAGATATGGCGAATTAGGAACTGACCCAACCTTAAAAAATCTGAACGACAGTTTTCAGAAAAAGTTTGGCGTAACCACCACACAAGAAGGGATAAACAGAGAAAATCGGGGCGAAAAACAAGCTATACCAACGATACGGCAAATCTTTGGTAACTCTTTACCCGACAAGGCCAAGAAGGCGATGAACAAATTGGAGAGAGGAAACTAACCGTATGAAAATATTAATTGGCTTGATTTTCGTTGGTATAACAGTGACGATCCTTTGCAATAACGCGTCGGCGCAAGAAATGTGTGTCATACCGGAGCAAAAAGTTAGCAGCATCAAAGGAATCGTGGCTTTTGTTGGAGCAGAAAACCGCATTAAGGGCGCTAAAATCAACCTAAAAGCCAAAAACGAAAGTGACAAGAGCATAACCGAAGTGGAAACGGACCAAGACGGTTTGTTTGAAATCAAAGGGGCTCGCAAGGGCAAATATAATCTAGTTGTTTCCTATCCAAACGCGGTTACCTTGTACGTTCCGATAAGCCTTAGCAAAAGCGGGAACGATAAATATCTGCACATTACATTAGGAGCCATCATTGGCGAAACTTGTGGTGGCGGCGACGTAGAGCTTGTCGATGAATCGAAATGAAAGCGTGGGCACTGTTCACGCCTTTTGCTGGTTGTTCTCTAAAACGGTATCGAGGAATTGGAGAACGAACTTTTGCTTTTCGCGGGGGAGGAGCTTGACCTGCTCGAACTTGCGTTGAAGTTGCGAAGCCGGGCCGGGTCTGGCTCGTGACGTGTTCGGCTCGCTGCCGAGGAGTTCGGCTACCGAGACTTCGAGAGCGGCGGCGGAGCGTTCGATGAAATCGAGAGCCGGGTTCGGCGAGCGGGTCTCGTAGTAATCGATCAGCGAGCGCTTGATGCCGAGTTTGTCTGCCAGTTGCTGCTGGGTTAAGCCTTTACTGCGGCGCACCGCCGAAAGTCTTTTACCAAAAAACGGAGCTTCTTTTTCTGCTGGTCTGCCTGCCATAGCTTCGACAGTATAAAGCCACTTTTTCAATCTCATCTCTTGTATCCATCCTTTTGCCTTTGGCTTGACATTGCTTGCTAGTATAACCTAGCGTTAGTTCGTCAATGTTAGCAAAGCCCTGCTTTCTTCAAAAAAACTGAAAATGATACTTGACAGCTTTTTCTATGGCAATCGAAAACGAGGACATTCTGGCATTGAAGCAAACTATCAGCCTGGCGGATGTGGTTCGGTCGCGGGGGTTGAGCTGCGGAAGAAAGGGCGGCAGCTTTGGGGGCTTTGTCCGTTTCATGAAGATACGGAGCCGTCGTTTGCCGTCGATGAAAGAAAAGGCTTGTGGAACTGCCTGGGCAAATGCGGCGAGGGCGGGGACGCGTTCAGCTTTGTGATGAAAGCGGACGGGATCGGCTTTGCGGAGGCCTTTGCTTTATTGCAGGAAATTGAACCGCAGAGACGCCGAGACGCCGAGGAGGATAAGCAACTGACCACTGATAACCGGCCACAGACCACTGCTTTGGAATATCTGGAGAAAGCCGTCAGCTACTATCACAAATCGCTGGTGAAAAATGAGAAGGCGATCGCTTATTTGCAAAGTCGCGGGATCACGCCGGAAGCGGTCCGGGTCTTTCGCCTGGGCTATGTTGACGGCACACTGCGCGGGCGTGTGAACCCGGACGGTCGTAGGAGTCTCGAATCACTTGGACTTTTGAATGAGAAAGGCAATGAGACGATGTACGGCTCGGTGGTCTTTCCGCTCGTTGACGCGGGCACGAATCAAGCAGTCGGTCTTTACGCCCGGCACACGGAAAAGCAGCAGCACTTGTATCTTTCGGGCAAGCGGCGAGGGCTTTTCAATCCGGCGGGAGCAAAAGAGACGGACGAGATCGTCCTGACCGAGAGCGTGATCGACGCTTTGGCTCTGTGGTCGATCGGCATCAGGAATGTGACTTGTGCCTACGGCGTGAACGCTCTGACGGATGAGATCCTCGCGCACCTGCAGGAATCCCGGATCAGACGAGTCGTGCTAATGCTCGACGCGGACGATGCGGGCCGCGAAGCCGCCCTAAAGTTCGCCGAGAAGCTATCGGCAATCGGCATAGAAAGCCGCACGGTCGATCTTCCGGCAAAAGACGCATCGGAGTTCGTTGTAAATGGCGGAACGCTTGAGGCGGTCCAAAGACTTATTGAACCGCAGAGACGCGGAGACGGAGAGACGGCGGAAACGCGGGCCGCAGGGAGTGTGCCTTTGCCCGATGGAACATTGCAGATCGTTCTCGACAATCGGGAATACAGAGTGCGCGGGCTGACGGGCGTCGGACTTGAGAAGCTGAAAATAAACTTGCGTCTTAATGTGGGGAATCTCTTTCACCTGGACACGCTCGATCTTTATCAGGCAAGAGCGAGGGCGAACTTCGCGCAGATAGCCGCCAAGCATTGCCGCGTGAACGAATCTGTTATCAATGCCGATCTACTTTCGCTGATCGAAACGCTCGAAGCCGAAAGGCTGTCGATGCGAAAGACCTCGACCAATGAAGCGGAATCGACGGCGGCGATGACCGAGGCCGAGAAGCGGGAGGCGATAGCTTTCCTGAAAGACGAAAAGCTGTGTGAGCGAATAGTGGAGGACTTCCGGCGGTGCGGTCTGGTGGGCGAACGCTCGACGGTGTTGACGGCTTACCTGGGGTCGATCAGCCGGAAACTGACGGAACCGCTTGCCCTGCTTATCGTCGCCCGTTCGGGTGCTGGCAAATCGGCATTGCAGGACGCTCTCTGTGCGTTTGTGCCGCCGGAGGAGCTTGTCAGGGTTACGAGGCTGACCGGCCAGGCTCTTTTCTACAAAGACCCTTATTCATTGCAAAGAAAGATGCTGGTGATCGCCGAGGACGAAGGAGCGATGCAGGCCGTCTACTCACTTAGGACGCTTGCCTCGGATCAGAGGCTTTCGATCGCGGCGACCCGGACGGACCCGGCGACCGGGAAACTTTCGACGGAACATTACGAAGTCTTTGGACCCGTTGTGATCGTGATAACGACGACCTCAGCCGAAGCGTTCGACGAGGAGACCCGCAGCCGCTTTGTGCAGCTTTCGATGAACGAATCGATCGAGCAGACGCGGATCATTCTTTCACAGCAGCGGCATCAGCACAGTCTTTCGGGAGTGCTGGAAAAGGCGGAATCGGAAGAGATCAAACGGCTGCATCACCACGCCCAAAGAATGCTCAAACCGCTGGCCGTCGTCAACCCTTTTGTCGAACATCTGACCTACCCCAGCGAAAGACTCATCCACCGCCGAGAGCAAAGAAAGTATCTCTCGCTTATCAACTCGATAGCACTTCTTCACCAATATCAAGAGAGATCAAAACCGCGAAACGCGGCGAGATCGAGATCGAATATGTCGAGGTCGAGCTGTCCGATATTGCACTCGCGAACGAGCTGGCCGAGGAGATCCTCGGCAAGGCAATGGACGAGCTGGCGCCGCCCGTGCGTGGAATGTTCGAGGCGATAAGAGAAGCGTGTAAGAGACGAGCGGAAGAACTAAAGATCAAGGCTTGCGATGTCCAACTTACACGCCGGGAGATACGCGAGACGACCGCATGGAGCGACTGGCAGGTGAGGATGTATTGCCAGAAGCTGGTCGAGATGGAATATCTCTGGGCGATCCAGGCGGTGAACGGAAAGCCGAGCGTGTACCAGTTGGCGAGCGATGCGGAGAGCGAGGTGCAAAGCCTGCGGACTGACCGGAGTTGACGAGTTGAAAACGCGCCTAAAGGACGCGGCTAAAGAGAAAGCGGCGAGTCGATAGGCCAAGCGGTGAAGGTGCGTGTAAGTAACGCCCGCCGTTGTTCGCTTCGGATGCCTTCGCTCCCGGTCGCTGCCGTCATCCGATAATCCTTTTTATGTCCTTCGTAAAAAACACTACGGACATAAAAGCTCATTATCGTACGCCGTCCGCTCCGGCTCTCTCGCTCCGCGGGCGCTCGTTCCTCGCAGACCGCTTCGCTCGTTCGCACGGCTATCGGGTGAACTCGGGGCGGCCTGATGGTGACGTTGAAAAGAAGACGAAGCGGCTAAAGAAAAAAGCCGGACGCCCGACAGCAAACCTTGTGGACCTTGTGGTAAAAAAGGCGACCTTGAGGGTACCTTGTGGTGGTCGAATCACAAGGTTAATTGCAGACAGAAAAGAAACTTAAGCCGACCTTGTGGTCAGTGGAGAAGCTTTTAAAGGGGAAAAATAAAAGCAAAGGTCGTGTTGGAGCAACTCCCACTGAATGCGGCTAAAGAAAACACTCATCGATCATCTGCTTTTCTAACAGTTGATTGTTGAGTAAGGAGGCATTAGCGAGATGTGGACGGAGAATCAAAAGCAAAAACTGGAGCTTCTAAGAGGCCGCTTTATCGAATATCTGACGGCCGTAAACTACTCGCCGGCGACGCTTGTAAACTACTCTCGCGATGCACGGGTCTTCCTCGATTGGCTGGTGGAAAACACCGCCTTGAACTCCATCGCCGACGTGACGGCCGCGCATCTTTCGCAGTATCAGATATCACTCTATCGCCTCGAAACCGAGGACGAAAAGACCGGACGAAAGAAGCAGAGACTGTCTGCCGGAGCACAGGCCAACAAACTGGCGGCGATGAAGCGGTTCTTTCTCTGGCTGTGGCAGGAAGGCGTCATCGTTCACAACCCGTCCGCGTCGATCCAGATGCCGAAGCAGCCGAAGATGCTCCCGCGAAATATCCTCACCCCCGCCGAAGCGAAGCGGCTGATCGAGAGCATCCCGATAGAGAAAGCGAGAGACATTCGCGACCGCTCCATTCTGGAGGTGATGTACGCAACCGGCATCAGGAGAGCGGAGCTTGTGAGCCTTACGATCTACGATGTGGAGATGCAGACGGGTACGCTTCGGATCGAGCACGGCAAAGGAAATGAGACGCGGCTGGTGCCGCTCACTCAATCGTCGCAGACAGCCTTGAAGCTCTATCTCGAACAGGCGCGTACCGCTTTTGCATCCCAGCCGGGACAGATCCGCTTGTTCGTCTCGTCGCGTTCGGGCGGGCCGCTGGACGTGGACGACATACGCCGGATCGTCCGCAAATGGACGAAGAACGCCAACATAAAAAGAACGTCACGCCGCACACGATGAGGCATTCATGTGCCACCCATCTGCTCAAGGGCAGGGCTGACATACGGCAGATACAGAAGCTTCTCGGACACCGCCGCCTGTCGTCAACCGAGATCTACACGCACGTCGAACTGGGCGATCTGGCTGAGGTCATCAGCCGCTGTCATCCCAGAGAAAAAAGCGGTCGATAACGGTAAAAAAGCGCCAAAAACGCGGGTCTGAAAAAATGTGCGAAACGGCTCCCAGCCTGTACGACAGGATAGACCAAGATCCACCGTTTGTAATCGGACTAAATGAGGCAGCAGCACGGGTTACGCATTGTCACCAAAGTTACAAACCGCAACTTATTGCGTAAAGCTTCTCGTTAAAGGTCTTACGCTGTCACTTCTGTATACAAAACGCCATCGAATGTGAACAAAGAGATCGAAAAATACCTCTCGGAACTCGAAGCCAAAGGCTACTCGAAGGACCTCCGAAGATCGAGCGAGAGAGTGCTGAATAACTTGCAGCTTTACCTGCAGGAAGCCTGGCTGATAAAGCGCTGGAACGAGGCCGAGGAAACGCACCTGAACTCGTACCTTGTTCACCTCAAGAAATACACCGACCAGAAGGCATCATCCTTAAGACAAACCGTGTCGAGGATCAGACGCTTTTTCCAATGGCTTTACACATCGAATAAAGTGCTTGCGAACATCGCCGAGACCTTCGATCTTCCCAAAGCCGGACACACATTGCCGCACGTCCCGACCGAAGCCGAAATATCGAAGATCATCGAGCAATGCGACACCGACAAAGCGATCGGCGTTCGCGATCGCTCCATACTCGAAACCCTATACGCCTGCGGCATCCGTCACGGAGAGCTTTACCGCTTGAATATGAGCGACTTCGACGGCAGGACCTTGCGTATCCGCGAAGGCAAAGGAAAGAGAGAACGCATCGTTCCCTGACCGAAAACGCAGCCCGATGGATCGAGAGATATATCGCCACATCGCGCGTCGAACTGATGAGCGGAGCCTACTGGGGAAAAGGCCGAAGCCGGAAGAAAAGACCGGTCACGAATCCGACAGCTTTGTTCCTTTCCGTTACGGGCAGGCGCCTCTCGTATCCGCAGATATGGAGCATCGTAAAGAACGCTTCGGAAGCGGCCATGATCAACGCGACGGTCCACACCTTCCGGCACGCCTGCGCGACGCATCTTCTCCGCCACGGAGCGAGCCTCCGCCACATCCAAAAACTGCTCGGACACTCCAGCCTCGACACGACCCAGATCTACACCCAGGTCGAGATCTCGGACATAAAAAAAGCGGTGGGCAAAGCAACTGAAAATCTCCGGCAAACCTCAAACAAATAGGTTAAAAAGCCCTGTCGAGTTATAATAAAAACTTGGCACGAAAGCCGCTTTTTCTTTAGCCGCTTCTTTAGCTCTTTGAAAACACATCAAGCCGCAATGCGCATCGCACGGAAATCTCGAATTGCGCGTTCATAACCGGCTATGAACGGGACATTGAATCTTCGCTCGACTTCGCCGAGGCGCGAATGTATAACTTCCAGCATGGCAGATTCACTTCTACGGACCCGATAATAATGTCGTTCAAGCGAGCCCTTGACCCGCAGCGAATAAATCTCTACGCATATTCGAGGAACAACCCGTTGAAATACATTGATCCTGACGGCGAAGACATCCAAGAGCCGACGGGATTGAGTGAAGAAGATCAGAAAGCGTATGAAAAGTGGAAGGCCGCCTATCTCGCAACCGAAGCAGGAAGAAAAACTTGGGAACGCTATCAAAACGATAAAAATTTCACTTTGAATATCGTAGTTGCCGACAGAGGAAGTGATAGCAAAAACAGAAGCGCCATGGTTGGTGATTTCAAGTTCGATAGTGATGGGAATTTCATAGGTTCGACAATGACTTTGGGTAGAAACCTTGGCAAAGATCTGCCCGGCAACACTGAATCTTACCCAGTCCTAAGCGCGTTGGACACGCAGGATTCAGCCAAAATAGGTGCTTCGAAGATTGCTCACGAATTCGGGCACCTGGATGATCTGAAAAGCTTAGGCACGACTTTCTACGAACAACAAAAAATCTTAGATGCCATAAAGGACAGAGTAACGGAATTAGGTAGTCAAAAGAGATATGGCGAATTAGGAACTGACCCAACCTTAAAAATCTGAACGACAGTTTTCAGAAAAAGTTTGGCGTAACCACCACACAAGAAGGGATAAACAGAGAAAATCGGGGCGAAAAACAAGCTATACCAACGATACGGCAAATCTTTGGTAACTCTTTACCCGACAAGGCCAAGAAGGCGATGAACAAATTGGAGAGGAAACTAACCGTATGAAAATATTAATTGG contains:
- a CDS encoding carboxypeptidase regulatory-like domain-containing protein, whose protein sequence is MKILIGLIFVGITVTILCNNASAQEMCVIPEQKVSSIKGIVAFVGAENRIKGAKINLKAKNESDKSITEVETDQDGLFEIKGARKGKYNLVVSYPNAVTLYVPISLSKSGNDKYLHITLGAIIGETCGGGDVELVDESK
- a CDS encoding tyrosine-type recombinase/integrase, which codes for MDEERQHKKNVTPHTMRHSCATHLLKGRADIRQIQKLLGHRRLSSTEIYTHVELGDLAEVISRCHPREKSGR
- a CDS encoding helix-turn-helix transcriptional regulator, encoding MRLKKWLYTVEAMAGRPAEKEAPFFGKRLSAVRRSKGLTQQQLADKLGIKRSLIDYYETRSPNPALDFIERSAAALEVSVAELLGSEPNTSRARPGPASQLQRKFEQVKLLPREKQKFVLQFLDTVLENNQQKA
- a CDS encoding tyrosine-type recombinase/integrase, yielding MSGAYWGKGRSRKKRPVTNPTALFLSVTGRRLSYPQIWSIVKNASEAAMINATVHTFRHACATHLLRHGASLRHIQKLLGHSSLDTTQIYTQVEISDIKKAVGKATENLRQTSNK
- a CDS encoding tyrosine-type recombinase/integrase, with translation MWTENQKQKLELLRGRFIEYLTAVNYSPATLVNYSRDARVFLDWLVENTALNSIADVTAAHLSQYQISLYRLETEDEKTGRKKQRLSAGAQANKLAAMKRFFLWLWQEGVIVHNPSASIQMPKQPKMLPRNILTPAEAKRLIESIPIEKARDIRDRSILEVMYATGIRRAELVSLTIYDVEMQTGTLRIEHGKGNETRLVPLTQSSQTALKLYLEQARTAFASQPGQIRLFVSSRSGGPLDVDDIRRIVRKWTKNANIKRTSRRTR
- a CDS encoding tyrosine-type recombinase/integrase, which encodes MNKEIEKYLSELEAKGYSKDLRRSSERVLNNLQLYLQEAWLIKRWNEAEETHLNSYLVHLKKYTDQKASSLRQTVSRIRRFFQWLYTSNKVLANIAETFDLPKAGHTLPHVPTEAEISKIIEQCDTDKAIGVRDRSILETLYACGIRHGELYRLNMSDFDGRTLRIREGKGKRERIVP
- a CDS encoding toprim domain-containing protein, encoding MILDSFFYGNRKRGHSGIEANYQPGGCGSVAGVELRKKGRQLWGLCPFHEDTEPSFAVDERKGLWNCLGKCGEGGDAFSFVMKADGIGFAEAFALLQEIEPQRRRDAEEDKQLTTDNRPQTTALEYLEKAVSYYHKSLVKNEKAIAYLQSRGITPEAVRVFRLGYVDGTLRGRVNPDGRRSLESLGLLNEKGNETMYGSVVFPLVDAGTNQAVGLYARHTEKQQHLYLSGKRRGLFNPAGAKETDEIVLTESVIDALALWSIGIRNVTCAYGVNALTDEILAHLQESRIRRVVLMLDADDAGREAALKFAEKLSAIGIESRTVDLPAKDASEFVVNGGTLEAVQRLIEPQRRGDGETAETRAAGSVPLPDGTLQIVLDNREYRVRGLTGVGLEKLKINLRLNVGNLFHLDTLDLYQARARANFAQIAAKHCRVNESVINADLLSLIETLEAERLSMRKTSTNEAESTAAMTEAEKREAIAFLKDEKLCERIVEDFRRCGLVGERSTVLTAYLGSISRKLTEPLALLIVARSGAGKSALQDALCAFVPPEELVRVTRLTGQALFYKDPYSLQRKMLVIAEDEGAMQAVYSLRTLASDQRLSIAATRTDPATGKLSTEHYEVFGPVVIVITTTSAEAFDEETRSRFVQLSMNESIEQTRIILSQQRHQHSLSGVLEKAESEEIKRLHHHAQRMLKPLAVVNPFVEHLTYPSERLIHRREQRKYLSLINSIALLHQYQERSKPRNAARSRSNMSRSSCPILHSRTSWPRRSSARQWTSWRRPCVECSRR